AGGTAAGAGAGAGAAATTTCTCTATTTTTTTAATGTTTGCTCTGCCTTTGACCACCCTCTTGAGGTAATTAATTCTACTACGGACCTTTCTGAGTATTTTTAATTTTATCTGTATTTCTCTACTTTTGTTTCCCTTCCTTAAATTTTTAATGTGCTTTTTAAGTCCCCTCTCTCTGATTTTTAATCTTTCAAGTTCTTTAAATCTTCCAAAATCAATTATCTCCTTAACCCCATTTACCATCTCTTCAAAGGTCATCCCTATATCCTGTGGGGTCTTTACAAGGAGTGTGGATAGGATTTCATCTGGCTTTAAGGGATGTGGATAAATTTTTTCTGTTTTTTCTACAAAAACTTCATCTACTATTTCTCCCTCTATACTGTGTAATTTAAGAAAGAGATTATCAATTCCCTGTCCAATTAGAAAGAAGCTTGTATCTTCTATGGAAAAAATTTCATTCCCAAAGGCAATCTCTTCTTCAATCCTTCTCTTTTCTTTCTTCTTTGTTTTTAGAAACCTCAAATTTACATCAAATATAGTTTCAGGAAAGGGATAACCAAAGTAAAGATGGTCAAAGAGTAATGCCTTAAATATTGAGCTTACTGCATAGGAGTGGGAAAAGAGGTCTATGTCATTTGCTCCCCTTCTTGTATCTGATATTCCTTCCTTAAGGAAAAGTTTTAAAGCCCATATTATCTTATCTCTTCTAAACTCTTTAAAGAATAAGTCAACAAATTTCTCAAGTCTTACTCTTAAGTAAGATAGTCTAACATAATCCACCCTTCTTTCCTTTAAAAAGAAGTTAGAAAGGAAGGTTTTATTAAATTCCTGTTTACCTGAATTCGGAGGATTGGATGAATCAAACCTATCAGCTATTTGAAGTAGTTTAATTAAAGGATTTTTATCAAATGTTCTGCATTTCTCCTTATGTTTACATCTTTCACATCCATGATGGGCGCAGATAAAATGTATTGGAGCAATACCATCTGAAATTAAATCAATTTCGTCAAATCTTTCTTTTAGGGGGGTAAAAAGAAATTTCCTTAGATTTGGAGGAAAAGGATCATTAAGTATTAAGACAGCGTGAGAATCTTTTATTGGAGAATCGGGATCCTTGCTTAATATAAATTCATGGGATAGTTTTCCAATGTCATGAAATAGAGATGATACCTCTAAATCAATTATAAATTTGTTTATATCCATTAGATTTGGTGGAGGCGGCGGGAATCGAACCCGCGTCCACGGAAGTTCAGTTTAAATCTTCTACAGGCTTAGCCTGTGATTCTTTCTCTTCTCTTCTTCCTCCACAGGCAGAGGAAGGAGAGCGTATCCTCAGTAGATTCAACCTTCACCCCTGAGGAGCAGGTGAAGGCAGGTCTCCTTTCGGCGTCGGTTAGATGAGGGCAAGGAGACAAGCCAACTCACCTAACCGGCAGTAGACCTTAAGCTACTGCGTATGCATAGTTTGTGTTGGCATTTTTTCTTCTTGAGGGTTTTAAGAGGTTCCCTCAAACCTCGCCTGCAGATTTAAACCTCCGTTCCGTGTCGAAGTCCTTTCGCCCCCAGATTCTATATATATTATACCACAATGTCACTTAAGAAACTTTTTCCAGCATATGTTTTTATCCCAAATATATCACCTATGGTTGCTCCAAGATCAGAGAATTTTCTTATCCCAATAAAGTTATTCTCCTTCACTCCTTTACCATAGATAAACACAGGAACCCTCTCTCTTGTGTGATCTGTGTGTTTTTTAAATGTTGGGTCATTTCCATGATCTGCTGTAATGAACATTAAATCATTATCTGTTAAATAAGGAAGGTAATTCCCAAGGAATCCATCAAACTCAAGAAGTGCACTTGAGAAACCCCATAGATTTCTTCTGTGTCCATACCTCATATCAAAATCAACAAGGTTTGTAAATATAAGTTGGACATCCTTCCTTTCAATTGTTACTTTGAGAAGCTCTGCCATGTTTTCAGTGTTATTATCAACATGCACCGTTTCAGAAAAACCTCTGTGAGCAAAAAGATCATAAACCTTCCCTATACCAAAGACCTTAAGCCCCTTCTTTATCATTAAATCAAGAAGTGTATCCTTTGGTGGCGGAAGGGAGAAATCTTTTCTCTCCGGTGTTCTCCAGAAGTGTCCTGGTTTTCCTGTAAATGGTCTTGCAATTACTCTTGCTACAGCA
This genomic stretch from Caldisericia bacterium harbors:
- a CDS encoding phosphopentomutase, with amino-acid sequence MEIKRVIVIILDGVGAGNAPDAEKYGDKGANTLLHVVEESGFKFPNLERLGLMNILYKKDEKTLGSYGILEEVSPGKDSTTGHWELMGVPLEKPFPVYPDGFPEEIIKEFEKRIGRKVLWNKPASGTEIIKKLGGEHIKTGYPIVYTSADSVFQIAAHKDVIPVEELYKMCEIAREILKGEHAVARVIARPFTGKPGHFWRTPERKDFSLPPPKDTLLDLMIKKGLKVFGIGKVYDLFAHRGFSETVHVDNNTENMAELLKVTIERKDVQLIFTNLVDFDMRYGHRRNLWGFSSALLEFDGFLGNYLPYLTDNDLMFITADHGNDPTFKKHTDHTRERVPVFIYGKGVKENNFIGIRKFSDLGATIGDIFGIKTYAGKSFLSDIVV